A portion of the Zootoca vivipara chromosome 6, rZooViv1.1, whole genome shotgun sequence genome contains these proteins:
- the CNR2 gene encoding cannabinoid receptor 2, with the protein MENCKNTTADTSQCSSSATPMECYMVLDNSAQTVIAVLCCSVGSLCILENCLVLYLIFSSPKIRNKPSYLFISSLALADTLASIIFVCSFVNFHVFNKIDSSKDIFLLKLGGVNTSFTASLGSLLLMAFDRYICILRPTEYKVLVTSRRAVVALVMLWITIMLIAFLPLLGWNCCRLSSPCSELFPFVDNKYLSTWIALVAILLASIVYAYMNVLWKARKHGVYMEKYHIQTGQQNTKVRLDITLAKTLVIVLVVLVMCWSPALALMTYSIFAELDDSMKQAFAFCSTLCLVNSMVNPAIYALRSRELCSSLKRVCSCFGRLLGVSESNPEVESTQKSCPIETICDEFVTGTGAELMKVCTPNGVKTYT; encoded by the coding sequence ATGGAGAATTGCAAGAACACCACAGCCGACACCTCTCAATGCAGCTCCAGTGCAACGCCCATGGAATGCTACATGGTACTTGACAATTCAGCTCAGACTGTCATTGCTGTGCTCTGTTGCAGCGTTGGGAGCCTTTGTATCTTGGAGAACTGTTTGGTGCTATACCTCATATTTTCTTCCCCCAAGATCCGGAACAAGCCTTCCTACCTCTTCATTAGCAGCCTGGCTTTGGCAGACACGCTAGCCAGCATTATATTTGTCTGCAGCTTTGTTAACTTCCATGTTTTCAATAAGATTGATTCATCGAAGGACATCTTCTTGCTAAAACTGGGAGGGGTCAACACGTCTTTCACAGCTTCCCTCGGCAGCCTGCTGCTGATGGCCTTCGACCGGTACATCTGTATCCTCAGGCCGACAGAGTACAAAGTCCTTGTCACAAGCAGAAGAGCTGTGGTGGCCCTGGTGATGCTGTGGATCACCATCATGCTAATTGCTTTCCTGCCGTTGCTGGGATGGAACTGTTGCCGCCTGAGCTCCCCCTGCTCTGAGCTGTTTCCTTTTGTCGACAACAAATATCTCTCAACCTGGATTGCCTTGGTGGCCATCCTTCTGGCATCTATTGTCTATGCCTAcatgaatgttctttggaaggcCCGCAAGCATGGGGTGTACATGGAAAAGTACCACATTCAAACAggccagcagaacacaaaggtgAGACTAGATATCACGCTTGCCAAGACCTTAGTGATTGTCCTGGTGGTTCTTGTGATGTGCTGGTCACCAGCCTTGGCTCTCATGACTTACAGCATCTTTGCCGAACTAGACGACTCCATGAAGCAAGCGTTTGCCTTCTGCAGTACTCTCTGTCTGGTGAACTCTATGGTGAACCCCGCTATCTACGCCCTACGGAGTAGGGAGTTGTGCTCCTCCCTGAAAAGAGTCTGCTCCTGTTTTGGAAGACTGCTGGGTGTATCTGAGAGCAACCCAGAAGTGGAGAGCACTCAGAAGTCCTGCCCAATCGAAACCATTTGCGATGAATTTGTCACCGGAACAGGGGCAGAACTGATGAAGGTCTGCACTCCAAATGGTGTCAAGACTTATACATAG